Proteins encoded within one genomic window of Episyrphus balteatus chromosome 1, idEpiBalt1.1, whole genome shotgun sequence:
- the LOC129921416 gene encoding homeotic protein spalt-major isoform X2 → MKNNFITLLGEMRSDFKDNQDTINKMIQFGTVKYGIVKQLKDRTRSERDITSDQEEIGSCSPSCKSNSPDIQMQSQHSPAASNADEEIDTTITATPAASASVAFSLADTRTMLDNHNHHHHHHHLHHMHHHLNPFSHLSNHSNSGLEDHINHNNNNNNNNNSLMSPLDGNDTHLPPAPTHHHHHQQQAEMMGGLKGEQHTYLQEIERINTKLPSPTPPDLEINNQPLDRRSPEVVVGEETLKEQQLKSEKTEEREEIQVMERETTEKTAAMAIEPEQRVPTPPTEGDKPNDEDCTEEENQPISTPPASSSPLQMPQFPAPGPVTLEAIQNMQMAIAQFAAKTIANGNAGADNEAAMKQLAFLQQTLFNLQQQQLFQIQLIQQLQSQLAMNQGGKSENEGEDENEDIELDEEPERHIELDDDRELEPGEINVKRERLDDDMRCQDEEMQASNTSESNNNESLKRKREEYDEYSRNNSLQMMASMKQDENMPLPFGNDLASSIITNHDDLPSLDEPNSLEMLQRRAQEVLDSASQGILANNLADEYAFGKDGKTADGKSRNEPFFKHRCRYCGKVFGSDSALQIHIRSHTGERPFKCNVCGSRFTTKGNLKVHFQRHAHKFPHIPMNATPIPEHLDKFHPPLLEQMSPDSSPTHQPQMPQQMPPVSLPLPFPPSAGYPGLPGLYRPPLDILKTLGPYPNPFFPSLPHLPPAMAAALKRNEELPTDLRKPSPPNSPEQVKEPEPEQERANARSVTPPPVVEEEPLSLKIKQEAVQEENELSRDSERMSTPPPAEAPPSLPLPPPPAPVTQVSPPTPIISVRPLAPATPPTPTKSALPPVVQPQQPAIHPQPSPGPIPPQNIELLPTPGQLPPSFHRDDFFADRFPLNFTKTSPDRRSPIRSPASFPRSPFFGAAMKHEMALLPRPHSNDNSWENFIEVSNTSETLKLKEMMKNKKLTDPNQCVVCDRVLSCKSALQMHYRTHTGERPFKCRICGRAFTTKGNLKTHMAVHKIRPPMRNFHQCPVCHKKYSNALVLQQHIRLHTGEPTDLTPEQIQAAEIRDPPPSMMPGAFLNPFAFHFGAMGPGGPHNGAMGSESSQGDMDDNMDCSDDYEDDVSSEHMSSIHDESIDRPKSGDEMKGMLFEQKLKIEANTSSAPTSPVENTPTNKPPASPEDSSGALDLTPRSQLSQQQPPAPAPAKIPTPPTPPQSNPQPPQQQPQPPQPPPPQQQHSPIAPSHPNMFLHHQQHLHQQLHHHHQQQQHQQHLHQQRQQQEAQQQSQQQSQQQHHALQPPPPPQPNPAMISARPPFGMFPNIPLFPPATTQNMCTAMNSIAQSVMPAAPFNPLALSGVRGSTTCGICFKTFPCHSALEIHYRSHTKERPFKCSICDRGFTTKGNLKQHMLTHKIRDMEQETFRNRAVN, encoded by the exons ATATAACAAGTGACCAAGAAGAAATTGGCTCATGTTCACCCAGTTGCAAGTCAAATAGTCCTGATATTCAAATGCAATCGCAACATTCGCCCGCAGCTTCAAATGCTGATGAAGAAATTGATACAACAATAACTGCTACGCCAGCTGCAAGTGCAAGTGTTGCCTTTAGTTTAGCTGATACACGAACAATGTTAGAtaatcataatcatcatcatcatcatcatcacctaCATCATATGCATCATCACCTGAATCCATTTAGTCATTTAAGTAATCATAGTAATAGTGGTTTAGAAGATCACATCAAtcacaataataataacaataataacaacaataGCCTAATGTCACCGCTAGATGGCAATGATACACATTTGCCGCCTGCTCCTacccatcaccatcatcatcaacagcaAGCTGAAATGATGGGTGGTTTGAAAGGCGAACAACATACATATCTGCAAGAAATTGAAAGAATTAATACTAAATTACCATCGCCAACGCCACCTGATTTGGAAATTAATAACCAGCCTTTGGATAGGCGATCGCCAGAGGTGGTGGTGGGAGAAGAAACTCTGAAAGAACAGCAGCTTAAAAGTGAGAAGACTGAAGAGAGGGAAGAAATCCAAGTGATGGAACGGGAAACAACTGAAAAGACTGCTGCAATGGCGATAGAACCTGAACAGAGAGTCCCAACTCCACCAACCGAAGGTGATAAGCCGAATGATGAAGACTGCACAGAGGAAGAAAACCAACCCATCTCGACGCCACCAGCGAGTAGTTCACCTCTGCAAATGCCACAGTTCCCAGCGCCAGGTCCAGTTACACTGGAGGCAATACAAAATATGCAAATGGCGATTGCCCAATTCGCCGCAAAGACAATTGCCAATGGCAATGCCGGCGCTGACAATGAAGCAGCCATGAAACAACTGGCTTTCTTACAACAAACGCTCTTCAATCTTCAGCAGCAGCAACTGTTTCAGATTCAACTGATCCAACAGCTGCAGTCACAGCTTGCCATGAACCAAGGTGGAAAGAGTGAAAATGAGGGCGAAGATGAAAATGAAGACATTGAGCTGGATGAAGAGCCTGAAAGACATATAGAACTGGATGACGATCGTGAATTGGAGCCAGGTGAGATTAATGTAAAACGTGAAAGACTCGACGATGATATGCGTTGCCAAGACGAAGAAATGCAAGCATCAAATACCAGTGAGTCAAACAACAATGAATCACTGAAACGAAAACGGGAAGAATACGATGAATACAGCAGAAACAATTCGCTTCAAATGATGGCGAGCATGAAACAGGACGAAAACATGCCGCTGCCTTTCGGTAATGATTTGGCTTCGAGCATTATTACAAATCATGATGATCTTCCATCACTGGACGAACCTAATTCCCTAGAAATGCTTCAGCGAAGAGCTCAAGAAGTACTTGATTCTGCATCGCAAGGCATTTTAGCTAATAATCTTGCCGATGAATATGCCTTTGGCAAGGATGGCAAGACAGCCGATGGCAAGAGTCGCAACGAACCGTTCTTCAAACACCGGTGCCGGTACTGCGGCAAGGTATTCGGTTCGGATTCAGCTTTACAAATACACATTCGCTCTCACACCGGAGAGCGACCGTTCAAGTGCAATGTTTGTGGGAGTCGCTTCACCACCAAGGGTAACCTCAAAGTCCATTTCCAGCGACATGCGCATAAATTCCCTCATATTCCTATGAATGCAACACCCATTCCCGAGCACCTTGACAAATTCCATCCACCTTTGCTGGAGCAGATGTCACCGGACAGTTCGCCAACACATCAGCCGCAGATGCCACAACAAATGCCTCCCGTGTCATTGCCTCTACCATTCCCACCGAGTGCAGGTTATCCTGGACTTCCCGGTCTCTATCGTCCACCGTTGGATATCCTGAAGACACTTGGACCGTATCCTAATCCGTTTTTCCCATCTCTACCGCATTTGCCACCAGCCATGGCAGCGGCTTTAAAACGAAATGAAGAACTGCCAACTGACCTTCGCAAGCCATCGCCTCCGAATTCGCCGGAACAGGTGAAGGAACCTGAGCCTGAACAAGAGAGAGCCAATGCAAGAAGTGTGACTCCACCACCAGTTGTTGAAGAAGAACCATTGagcttaaaaatcaaacaagagGCAGTTCAAGAGGAGAACGAACTGTCCCGGGATAGTGAAAGAATGTCAACACCACCACCGGCAGAAGCACCTCCATCTCTACCACTACCCCCTCCACCGGCACCAGTAACCCAAGTGTCACCACCAACACCGATCATCTCGGTGAGACCACTTGCCCCCGCAACTCCACCAACCCCAACGAAATCAGCTTTGCCTCCAGTGGTGCAACCCCAACAACCAGCGATACATCCCCAACCATCACCGGGACCAATTCCTCCGCAAAATATCGAACTTCTCCCAACTCCCGGACAACTACCTCCGTCATTTCACCGAGATGACTTCTTTGCCGATCGGTTTCCATTGAACTTTACGAAAACCTCGCCCGACCGTCGATCACCAATCCGCAGTCCAGCGAGTTTCCCTCGATCACCATTCTTCGGAGCGGCTATGAAGCATGAAATGGCACTTCTCCCAAGGCCCCATAGCAATGACAATTCATGGGAGAATTTCATTGAAGTCTCCAATACCTCGGAGACTTTGAAACTAAAAGAAATGATGAAGAACAAAAAACTCACCGATCCCAATCAATGTGTGGTGTGTGACCGAGTGTTGTCGTGTAAAAGTGCCTTACAGATGCACTATCGGACGCATACCGGTGAGCGACCATTCAAGTGCAGGATATGCGGTCGGGCTTTCACGACCAAGGGAAATCTAAAAACCCACATGGCAGTTCATAAAATTCGTCCACCAATGCGCAATTTCCACCAGTGTCCTGTGTGTCACAAAAAATACTCCAATGCCTTGGTGTTGCAGCAACACATTCGCCTGCACACTGGTGAGCCCACCGATCTGACGCCCGAGCAAATTCAGGCGGCAGAAATTCGTGATCCACCACCGTCGATGATGCCGGGAGCGTTCTTGAATCCGTTCGCTTTTCATTTTGGTGCAATGGGACCTGGAGGTCCTCACAATGGAGCCATGGGATCTGAGTCGTCTCAAGGTGATATGGATGACAACATGGATTGTAGTGATGACTATGAAGATGATGTTTCCTCGGAACATATGTCGTCGATTCATGATGAATCTATCGACCGGCCAAAGTCTGGAGATGAAATGAAGGGTATGTTGTTTGAGCAAAAACTTAAAATCGAGGCAAATACTAGTTCGGCGCCAACAAGTCCCGTAGAAAATACTCCTACCAACAAACCACCGGCATCTCCCGAAGATAGTTCCGGTGCGTTAGATCTCACCCCGAGGTCTCAACTGAGTCAGCAACAACCACCTGCTCCAGCACCTGCAAAAATACCAACACCTCCAACGCCCCCTCAATCTAATCCTCAACCACctcaacaacaaccacaaccaCCACAGCCTCCACCACCGCAACAACAACATAGCCCGATTGCTCCAAGCCATCCAAACATGTTCCTACACCACCAGCAACATCTTCACCAACAACTACATCATCATCACCAGCAACAACAGCATCAGCAACATCTGCATCAACAACGGCAGCAACAAGAAGCTCAACAACAATCCCAGCAACAATCGCAACAGCAACATCATGCCTTGCAACCTCCACCACCACCTCAACCAAATCCGGCCATGATATCTGCACGTCCGCCATTCGGAATGTTCCCCAACATTCCGCTCTTCCCGCCAGCAACAACACAGAATATGTGCACCGCCATGAACTCTATAGCTCAGTCGGTGATGCCAGCGGCACCATTTAATCCACTAGCACTTTCGG gcGTCAGAGGGAGCACAACTTGCGGTATCTGCTTCAAAACATTCCCATGCCATTCGGCTTTAGAAATCCACTATAGGAGTCATACCAAAGAGCGACCATTCAAATGCTCGATCTGTGATCGAGGTTTCACAACTAag ggcaATCTTAAACAACACATGCTCACGCATAAAATTCGGGACATGGAGCAAGAGACTTTTAGAAACAGAGCTGTCAA TTAG
- the LOC129921416 gene encoding homeotic protein spalt-major isoform X1: protein MKNNFITLLGEMRSDFKDNQDTINKMIQFGTVKYGIVKQLKDRTRSERDITSDQEEIGSCSPSCKSNSPDIQMQSQHSPAASNADEEIDTTITATPAASASVAFSLADTRTMLDNHNHHHHHHHLHHMHHHLNPFSHLSNHSNSGLEDHINHNNNNNNNNNSLMSPLDGNDTHLPPAPTHHHHHQQQAEMMGGLKGEQHTYLQEIERINTKLPSPTPPDLEINNQPLDRRSPEVVVGEETLKEQQLKSEKTEEREEIQVMERETTEKTAAMAIEPEQRVPTPPTEGDKPNDEDCTEEENQPISTPPASSSPLQMPQFPAPGPVTLEAIQNMQMAIAQFAAKTIANGNAGADNEAAMKQLAFLQQTLFNLQQQQLFQIQLIQQLQSQLAMNQGGKSENEGEDENEDIELDEEPERHIELDDDRELEPGEINVKRERLDDDMRCQDEEMQASNTSESNNNESLKRKREEYDEYSRNNSLQMMASMKQDENMPLPFGNDLASSIITNHDDLPSLDEPNSLEMLQRRAQEVLDSASQGILANNLADEYAFGKDGKTADGKSRNEPFFKHRCRYCGKVFGSDSALQIHIRSHTGERPFKCNVCGSRFTTKGNLKVHFQRHAHKFPHIPMNATPIPEHLDKFHPPLLEQMSPDSSPTHQPQMPQQMPPVSLPLPFPPSAGYPGLPGLYRPPLDILKTLGPYPNPFFPSLPHLPPAMAAALKRNEELPTDLRKPSPPNSPEQVKEPEPEQERANARSVTPPPVVEEEPLSLKIKQEAVQEENELSRDSERMSTPPPAEAPPSLPLPPPPAPVTQVSPPTPIISVRPLAPATPPTPTKSALPPVVQPQQPAIHPQPSPGPIPPQNIELLPTPGQLPPSFHRDDFFADRFPLNFTKTSPDRRSPIRSPASFPRSPFFGAAMKHEMALLPRPHSNDNSWENFIEVSNTSETLKLKEMMKNKKLTDPNQCVVCDRVLSCKSALQMHYRTHTGERPFKCRICGRAFTTKGNLKTHMAVHKIRPPMRNFHQCPVCHKKYSNALVLQQHIRLHTGEPTDLTPEQIQAAEIRDPPPSMMPGAFLNPFAFHFGAMGPGGPHNGAMGSESSQGDMDDNMDCSDDYEDDVSSEHMSSIHDESIDRPKSGDEMKGMLFEQKLKIEANTSSAPTSPVENTPTNKPPASPEDSSGALDLTPRSQLSQQQPPAPAPAKIPTPPTPPQSNPQPPQQQPQPPQPPPPQQQHSPIAPSHPNMFLHHQQHLHQQLHHHHQQQQHQQHLHQQRQQQEAQQQSQQQSQQQHHALQPPPPPQPNPAMISARPPFGMFPNIPLFPPATTQNMCTAMNSIAQSVMPAAPFNPLALSGVRGSTTCGICFKTFPCHSALEIHYRSHTKERPFKCSICDRGFTTKGNLKQHMLTHKIRDMEQETFRNRAVKYLGGWKEEYE, encoded by the exons ATATAACAAGTGACCAAGAAGAAATTGGCTCATGTTCACCCAGTTGCAAGTCAAATAGTCCTGATATTCAAATGCAATCGCAACATTCGCCCGCAGCTTCAAATGCTGATGAAGAAATTGATACAACAATAACTGCTACGCCAGCTGCAAGTGCAAGTGTTGCCTTTAGTTTAGCTGATACACGAACAATGTTAGAtaatcataatcatcatcatcatcatcatcacctaCATCATATGCATCATCACCTGAATCCATTTAGTCATTTAAGTAATCATAGTAATAGTGGTTTAGAAGATCACATCAAtcacaataataataacaataataacaacaataGCCTAATGTCACCGCTAGATGGCAATGATACACATTTGCCGCCTGCTCCTacccatcaccatcatcatcaacagcaAGCTGAAATGATGGGTGGTTTGAAAGGCGAACAACATACATATCTGCAAGAAATTGAAAGAATTAATACTAAATTACCATCGCCAACGCCACCTGATTTGGAAATTAATAACCAGCCTTTGGATAGGCGATCGCCAGAGGTGGTGGTGGGAGAAGAAACTCTGAAAGAACAGCAGCTTAAAAGTGAGAAGACTGAAGAGAGGGAAGAAATCCAAGTGATGGAACGGGAAACAACTGAAAAGACTGCTGCAATGGCGATAGAACCTGAACAGAGAGTCCCAACTCCACCAACCGAAGGTGATAAGCCGAATGATGAAGACTGCACAGAGGAAGAAAACCAACCCATCTCGACGCCACCAGCGAGTAGTTCACCTCTGCAAATGCCACAGTTCCCAGCGCCAGGTCCAGTTACACTGGAGGCAATACAAAATATGCAAATGGCGATTGCCCAATTCGCCGCAAAGACAATTGCCAATGGCAATGCCGGCGCTGACAATGAAGCAGCCATGAAACAACTGGCTTTCTTACAACAAACGCTCTTCAATCTTCAGCAGCAGCAACTGTTTCAGATTCAACTGATCCAACAGCTGCAGTCACAGCTTGCCATGAACCAAGGTGGAAAGAGTGAAAATGAGGGCGAAGATGAAAATGAAGACATTGAGCTGGATGAAGAGCCTGAAAGACATATAGAACTGGATGACGATCGTGAATTGGAGCCAGGTGAGATTAATGTAAAACGTGAAAGACTCGACGATGATATGCGTTGCCAAGACGAAGAAATGCAAGCATCAAATACCAGTGAGTCAAACAACAATGAATCACTGAAACGAAAACGGGAAGAATACGATGAATACAGCAGAAACAATTCGCTTCAAATGATGGCGAGCATGAAACAGGACGAAAACATGCCGCTGCCTTTCGGTAATGATTTGGCTTCGAGCATTATTACAAATCATGATGATCTTCCATCACTGGACGAACCTAATTCCCTAGAAATGCTTCAGCGAAGAGCTCAAGAAGTACTTGATTCTGCATCGCAAGGCATTTTAGCTAATAATCTTGCCGATGAATATGCCTTTGGCAAGGATGGCAAGACAGCCGATGGCAAGAGTCGCAACGAACCGTTCTTCAAACACCGGTGCCGGTACTGCGGCAAGGTATTCGGTTCGGATTCAGCTTTACAAATACACATTCGCTCTCACACCGGAGAGCGACCGTTCAAGTGCAATGTTTGTGGGAGTCGCTTCACCACCAAGGGTAACCTCAAAGTCCATTTCCAGCGACATGCGCATAAATTCCCTCATATTCCTATGAATGCAACACCCATTCCCGAGCACCTTGACAAATTCCATCCACCTTTGCTGGAGCAGATGTCACCGGACAGTTCGCCAACACATCAGCCGCAGATGCCACAACAAATGCCTCCCGTGTCATTGCCTCTACCATTCCCACCGAGTGCAGGTTATCCTGGACTTCCCGGTCTCTATCGTCCACCGTTGGATATCCTGAAGACACTTGGACCGTATCCTAATCCGTTTTTCCCATCTCTACCGCATTTGCCACCAGCCATGGCAGCGGCTTTAAAACGAAATGAAGAACTGCCAACTGACCTTCGCAAGCCATCGCCTCCGAATTCGCCGGAACAGGTGAAGGAACCTGAGCCTGAACAAGAGAGAGCCAATGCAAGAAGTGTGACTCCACCACCAGTTGTTGAAGAAGAACCATTGagcttaaaaatcaaacaagagGCAGTTCAAGAGGAGAACGAACTGTCCCGGGATAGTGAAAGAATGTCAACACCACCACCGGCAGAAGCACCTCCATCTCTACCACTACCCCCTCCACCGGCACCAGTAACCCAAGTGTCACCACCAACACCGATCATCTCGGTGAGACCACTTGCCCCCGCAACTCCACCAACCCCAACGAAATCAGCTTTGCCTCCAGTGGTGCAACCCCAACAACCAGCGATACATCCCCAACCATCACCGGGACCAATTCCTCCGCAAAATATCGAACTTCTCCCAACTCCCGGACAACTACCTCCGTCATTTCACCGAGATGACTTCTTTGCCGATCGGTTTCCATTGAACTTTACGAAAACCTCGCCCGACCGTCGATCACCAATCCGCAGTCCAGCGAGTTTCCCTCGATCACCATTCTTCGGAGCGGCTATGAAGCATGAAATGGCACTTCTCCCAAGGCCCCATAGCAATGACAATTCATGGGAGAATTTCATTGAAGTCTCCAATACCTCGGAGACTTTGAAACTAAAAGAAATGATGAAGAACAAAAAACTCACCGATCCCAATCAATGTGTGGTGTGTGACCGAGTGTTGTCGTGTAAAAGTGCCTTACAGATGCACTATCGGACGCATACCGGTGAGCGACCATTCAAGTGCAGGATATGCGGTCGGGCTTTCACGACCAAGGGAAATCTAAAAACCCACATGGCAGTTCATAAAATTCGTCCACCAATGCGCAATTTCCACCAGTGTCCTGTGTGTCACAAAAAATACTCCAATGCCTTGGTGTTGCAGCAACACATTCGCCTGCACACTGGTGAGCCCACCGATCTGACGCCCGAGCAAATTCAGGCGGCAGAAATTCGTGATCCACCACCGTCGATGATGCCGGGAGCGTTCTTGAATCCGTTCGCTTTTCATTTTGGTGCAATGGGACCTGGAGGTCCTCACAATGGAGCCATGGGATCTGAGTCGTCTCAAGGTGATATGGATGACAACATGGATTGTAGTGATGACTATGAAGATGATGTTTCCTCGGAACATATGTCGTCGATTCATGATGAATCTATCGACCGGCCAAAGTCTGGAGATGAAATGAAGGGTATGTTGTTTGAGCAAAAACTTAAAATCGAGGCAAATACTAGTTCGGCGCCAACAAGTCCCGTAGAAAATACTCCTACCAACAAACCACCGGCATCTCCCGAAGATAGTTCCGGTGCGTTAGATCTCACCCCGAGGTCTCAACTGAGTCAGCAACAACCACCTGCTCCAGCACCTGCAAAAATACCAACACCTCCAACGCCCCCTCAATCTAATCCTCAACCACctcaacaacaaccacaaccaCCACAGCCTCCACCACCGCAACAACAACATAGCCCGATTGCTCCAAGCCATCCAAACATGTTCCTACACCACCAGCAACATCTTCACCAACAACTACATCATCATCACCAGCAACAACAGCATCAGCAACATCTGCATCAACAACGGCAGCAACAAGAAGCTCAACAACAATCCCAGCAACAATCGCAACAGCAACATCATGCCTTGCAACCTCCACCACCACCTCAACCAAATCCGGCCATGATATCTGCACGTCCGCCATTCGGAATGTTCCCCAACATTCCGCTCTTCCCGCCAGCAACAACACAGAATATGTGCACCGCCATGAACTCTATAGCTCAGTCGGTGATGCCAGCGGCACCATTTAATCCACTAGCACTTTCGG gcGTCAGAGGGAGCACAACTTGCGGTATCTGCTTCAAAACATTCCCATGCCATTCGGCTTTAGAAATCCACTATAGGAGTCATACCAAAGAGCGACCATTCAAATGCTCGATCTGTGATCGAGGTTTCACAACTAag ggcaATCTTAAACAACACATGCTCACGCATAAAATTCGGGACATGGAGCAAGAGACTTTTAGAAACAGAGCTGTCAAGTAT TTAGGCGGCTGGAAAGAAGAATACGAGTAA